In the genome of Tachysurus vachellii isolate PV-2020 chromosome 9, HZAU_Pvac_v1, whole genome shotgun sequence, one region contains:
- the LOC132851144 gene encoding extracellular calcium-sensing receptor-like — protein sequence MESIFTLVHVLVAIVNYSRANNYTCSLRDENVDPHIWKNGDIIVGAIFPFHSNWDITESSYSVRPSSMKCTSLDFRAFQYSQSLIFATEEINNSSSLLPGISLGYKIYDTCGSAALGTKVAMALINGNEKSASDEICTKPAQVQAIIGETYSSVSMAISKSIGPFSIPLISYFATCECLSDKTKYSSFLRTVPSDYYQSRALAEMVKHFGWTWVGAIRRDDDYGNNGMATFTKVAEQLGICLEYSLPFFGTYSKEKVLRIVEQIKSSTSRVIVGFLTQWDLEILVHVLSEHNITGYQWVGTEGWIADPIVATNDKHNILQGAIGLAIPKTKLAGLKDFILDIKPLKSVGSAIFTKFWESLFKCKYTVQNNSENSPVCTGEEKLSEMDNAFTDMSLMPIFSNVYKAVYAIAHTLHELLGCNETCPTKKQPDPFSFLEHLKKVHFKTKEGEEVYFDINGDPPAKYEIINWQLNKNNQSEFITVGLYDSSLPAPGRLAVNLPSIVWAKNSNKVPISICQESCPPGTRKAVQKGKPICCFDCIPCAAGEISNMTDAIKCEQCQQDYWSNAHKDECVKKEIEYLSYEETMGILLTVVSVVGAFMTMVIAIIFFRYKDTPIVKANNSELSFLLLFALALCFLCSLTFIGQPSQWSCMLRHTAFGITFVLCISCVLGKTIVVLMAFRATLPGSNVMKWFGPPQQRLSVLAFTLIQVLICVLWLTISPPFPFKNLKHYKEKIILECHLGSSLGFWAVLGYIGLLALLCFALAFLARKLPDNFNEAKFITFSMLMFSAVWITFIPAYVSSPGKFTVAVEIFAILASSFGLLFCIFLPKCYIIILKPEKNTKKQIMGKVK from the exons ATGGAGTCCATTTTTACACTTGTGCATGTTTTAGTGGCCATTGTCAATTATTCCAGAGCTAATAATTATACTTGTAGCCTGCGTGATGAGAATGTAGACCCACATATATGGAAGAATGGTGACATCATAGTTGGAGCAATTTTCCCCTTTCATAGTAATTGGGACATCACGGAGTCATCTTATTCTGTCAGGCCATCTTCAATGAAGTGTACGAG TCTGGATTTCAGAGCTTTCCAGTATTCACAGTCCTTGATTTTTGCAACAGAGGAAATCAACAACAGTTCCTCTTTATTACCTGGGATATCATTGGGTTACAAGATCTATGACACCTGTGGTTCTGCAGCATTGGGGACGAAAGTGGCTATGGCTCTCATTAATGGAAATGAAAAATCAGCCTCTGATGAGATTTGCACAAAGCCTGCACAGGTGCAAGCCATAATAGGAGAGACCTACTCTTCAGTGTCCATGGCTATATCAAAGAGTATTGGACCTTTCAGCATTCCCTTA ATCAGTTATTTTGCCACCTGTGAATGTCTCAGTGACAAAACGAAATATTCCTCGTTTTTACGCACTGTTCCCAGTGATTATTACCAGAGCAGAGCCCTGGCAGAGATGGTTAAGCACTTTGGCTGGACCTGGGTGGGAGCAATAAGAAGAGATGATGATTATGGTAACAACGGTATGGCCACTTTCACCAAAGTTGCCGAGCAACTGGGCATCTGCTTAGAATATTCGCTTCCATTTTTTGGAACCTACTCAAAGGAGAAAGTGCTAAGAATTGTTGAGCAAATTAAAAGCTCAACCTCTCGAGTAATAGTGGGATTTCTCACTCAATGGGATTTGGAAATTTTGGTGCATGTGCTTTCTGAACACAACATCACTGGATATCAGTGGGTGGGAACTGAGGGCTGGATCGCTGATCCTATAGTGGCCACAAACGATAAGCACAACATACTGCAAGGAGCCATAGGGCTGGCTATACCCAAAACAAAGTTGGCAGGTCTAAAGGACTTCATTCTAGATATAAAGCCACTAAAATCTGTAGGAAGTGCAATTTTTACAAAATTTTGGGAGAGTTTGTTTAAGTGTAAATATACAGTGCAGAATAATTCAGAAAACTCACCAGTGTGCACAGGAGAAGAGAAGTTGTCTGAGATGGACAATGCTTTCACTGACATGTCCCTGATGCCTATTTTCAGTAATGTGTATAAAGCAGTTTATGCCATTGCCCATACGTTACATGAACTTCTTGGCTGCAATGAAACATGTCCTACAAAGAAGCAGCCTGATCCCTTCTCA TTTCTAGAACACCTCAAAAAGGTACATTTTAAGACCAAAGAAGGTGAAGAAGTTTATTTTGATATAAATGGTGACCCACCagcaaaatatgaaataataaactggcaattaaataaaaacaatcaaagtGAATTTATAACTGTTGGACTTTACGACTCCTCTTTACCTGCTCCTGGTCGACTAGCAGTAAACTTGCCCTCGATTGTGTGGGCAAAAAATAGCAATAAG GTACCGATATCTATATGTCAAGAAAGCTGTCCTCCAGGCACCAGGAAAGCTGTACAAAAAGGAAAACCCATCTGCTGTTTTGACTGTATTCCTTGTGCTGCAGGGGAGATCAGTAACATGACAG ATGCTATAAAATGTGAACAGTGCCAGCAAGACTACTGGTCAAATGCACACAAGGATGAATGTGTAAAGAAGGAAATTGAATATTTATCCTATGAGGAAACAATGGGGATTTTGCTAACAGTAGTGTCCGTTGTTGGTGCATTTATGACGATGGTAATAGCGATCATTTTCTTTAGATATAAAGATACCCCAATAGTCAAAGCCAACAACTCTGAGCTGAGCTTCCTGCTGCTCTTTGCATTGGCTCTGTGCTTCCTCTGTTCACTTACTTTCATTGGTCAGCCCTCTCAGTGGTCCTGTATGCTGCGTCACACGGCGTTTGGGATCACCTTTGTCCTCTGTATCTCCTGTGTTCTGGGGAAAACCATTGTGGTGTTAATGGCCTTCAGGGCTACACTTCCAGGAAGTAATGTCATGAAATGGTTTGGGCCTCCACAACAGAGACTCAGTGTACTCGCCTTCACTCTCATTCAGGTGCTAATCTGTGTGCTTTGGCTAACAATATCCCCCCCTTTTCCTTTCAAAAATCTAAAGCACTACAAAGAGAAGATTATTCTAGAATGCCATTTAGGCTCCAGCTTAGGTTTCTGGGCCGTGCTGGGATATATTGGACTTTTGGCACTTTTATGTTTTGCTTTAGCTTTCCTCGCACGAAAGTTACCAGATAATTTTAATGAAGctaaattcattacattcagcATGCTAATGTTCTCTGCAGTCTGGATCACTTTTATTCCAGCGTATGTGAGTTCACCTGGGAAGTTTACTGTAGCTGTGGAGATATTTGCTATTTTAGCATCAAGCTTTGGTTTGCTGTTCTGTATCTTTCTTCcaaaatgttatataattatattgaagccagaaaaaaacactaaaaagcaAATCATGGGGAAGGTTAAGTAA
- the LOC132851712 gene encoding extracellular calcium-sensing receptor-like, which translates to MEPLLFTLLHMVTAIINFSRGNGTTCSLRGDPTYPQIWKDGNIIVGAAFPFHSNWETSDMSYLVMPQQMKCGSLDFRAFQYSQSLIFAIEEINNSSSLLPGISLGYKIYDTCSSAALGVKVAMALINGNENSVLDEMCTNPAQVQAIIGETYSSVSMAIAKSIGPFSIPLISHYSTCECLSDKGKYPSFLRTIPSDYYQTRALAEMVKHFGWTWVGAIRRDDDYGNSGMAAFTEAAEQLGICLEYSLPYFRTYSDEKVLKIIQQIKSSTSRVIVAFLAHWDLEILLQVFFKHNITGYQWVGTEGWISDSELAAKDEHHILKGAIGLAIPKTTVTGLKDFILDIKPLKSVGRDIFTKFWEALFKCKYAMQNATMDYPLCTGDEKLSEMENIFTDMSLMPIFSNVYKAVYAIAHTLHELLGCKETCPTKKQPDPFTFLENLKKIHFKTKEGEEVFFDKNGDPAAKYDIINWHGNVQHEFVTVGLYDSSIMGHDRLAVNMDLIEWAHNIKQVPISVCSESCPPGKRKAVQKGKPICCFDCIPCAEGEISNMTDSIECHQCYQEYWSNHQRDQCIKKEVEYLSYKETMGILLTAVSIIGAFLTMPSDWSCMLQHTAFGITFVLCISCVLGKTLVVLMAFRATLPGSNIMKWFGPPQQRLSVITFTLIQVIICVVWLTISPPFPFKNLKSYKEKIILECNLGSTVGFWAVLGYIGFLAVLCFILAFLARKLPDNFNEAKFITFSMLIFCAVWITFIPAYVSSPGKFTVAVEIFAILASSFGLLFCIFLPKCYIIILKPEKNTKKQLMGKV; encoded by the exons ATGGAGCctttactctttactctttTACATATGGTAACGGCCATAATAAATTTTTCCAGAGGTAATGGGACTACCTGTTCGTTGCGAGGAGACCCTACATATCCACAGATTTGGAAGGATGGTAATATCATTGTTGGAGCAGCTTTCCCTTTTCATAGTAATTGGGAAACCTCGGACATGTCTTATTTGGTCATGCCACAACAAATGAAGTGTGGGAG TCTTGATTTCAGAGCCTTTCAGTATTCACAATCCTTGATCTTTGCCATTGAAGAGATCAACAACAGTTCCTCTTTATTACCTGGGATATCACTGGGTTACAAGATCTATGACACTTGCAGTTCAGCAGCATTGGGGGTGAAAGTAGCTATGGCTCTCATTAATGGGAATGAAAACTCAGTCTTGGATGAGATGTGCACAAACCCAGCACAGGTGCAAGCCATAATAGGAGAGACCTACTCTTCAGTGTCCATGGCTATTGCAAAGAGCATTGGACCTTTCAGCATTCCCTTA atCAGTCATTACTCTACCTGTGAGTGTCTCAGTGACAAAGGGAAATATCCCTCATTTCTACGCACTATACCCAGTGATTATTACCAGACAAGAGCACTTGCAGAGATGGTCAAACACTTTGGCTGGACCTGGGTGGGAGCAATAAGAAGAGACGATGATTATGGAAACAGTGGGATGGCTGCATTTACTGAAGCTGCAGAGCAGTTGGGTATCTGCTTAGAATATTCCCTTCCGTATTTTAGAACGTACTCGGATGAAAAGGTGCTGAAAATTATTCAGCAAATCAAAAGCTCCACATCTCGAGTGATTGTTGCATTTCTTGCTCACTGGGACTTAGAAATCTTGCTCCaagtcttttttaaacataacatCACTGGATACCAGTGGGTTGGAACTGAAGGCTGGATTTCTGATTCAGAACTTGCTGCAAAAGATGAACACCATATACTGAAGGGAGCCATAGGACTAGCTATACCTAAAACGACAGTGACGGGTCTAAAGGACTTTATTCTAGATATTAAACCACTAAAATCTGTGGGCAGGGACATTTTTACTAAATTCTGGGAAGCATTATTTAAGTGTAAATATGCAATGCAAAATGCTACAATGGACTATCCGTTGTGTACGGGTGATGAGAAACTCTCAGAGATGGAAAACATCTTCACCGACATGTCCCTGATGCCTATTTTCAGTAATGTGTATAAAGCAGTATATGCCATTGCCCATACACTACATGAACTTCTAGGCTGCAAAGAAACATGTCCTACAAAGAAGCAGCCCGATCCTTTCACA tttctagaaaatctaaagaaaatacattttaaaaccaaAGAGGGCGAAGAAGTGTTTTTTGACAAAAATGGTGACCCTGCAGCAAAGTATGATATAATAAACTGGCATGGGAATGTACAACATGAATTTGTTACTGTTGGACTTTATGACTCATCCATAATGGGTCATGATCGATTAGCAGTAAATATGGATTTAATTGAATGGGCACATAATATCAAGCAG GTGCCGATTTCGGTGTGTAGTGAGAGTTGTCCTCCTGGCAAAAGGAAAGCTGTACAGAAAGGAAAACCCATCTGCTGCTTTGACTGCATACCATGTGCTGAAGGAGAGATCAGTAATATGACAG ATTCCATTGAATGTCATCAATGCTATCAGGAATACTGGTCAAATCATCAGAGAGATCAGTGTATAAAGAAGGAAGTTGAATATTTGTCTTACAAAGAAACCATGGGAATTCTGCTAACAGCTGTTTCTATTATTGGTGCATTTTTGACGATG CCCTCTGATTGGTCCTGTATGCTGCAACACACAGCCTTTGGGATCACCTTCGTCCTCTGCATCTCCTGTGTTCTGGGAAAAACGTTAGTGGTGTTAATGGCCTTCAGGGCTACACTTCCAGGAAGTAATATCATGAAATGGTTTGGGCCTCCACAGCAGAGACTCAGTGTTATAACATTCACTCTCATACAAGTCATAATTTGTGTGGTTTGGTTGACAATATCTCCTCCTTTCCCATTTAAAAACCTAAAGAGCTACAAGGAAAAGATTATTTTAGAATGTAATTTGGGCTCAACTGTAGGTTTCTGGGCTGTTCTGGGTTATATAGGGTTTTTGGCTGTTCTCTGTTTTATCTTGGCTTTTCTGGCCCGGAAGTTGCCTGACAATTTCAATGAAGCCAAATTCATCACATTCAGCATGCTGatattctgtgcagtttggatCACATTTATTCCTGCTTATGTCAGCTCTCCTGGAAAATTCACTGTAGCTGTAGAGATATTTGCTATTTTAGCATCAAGCTTCGGCttattattctgtatatttcttCCAAAGTGTTACATAATAATACTGAAACCTGAGAAGAATACTAAAAAGCAACTGATGGGCAAAGTGTAA
- the LOC132851145 gene encoding extracellular calcium-sensing receptor-like: protein MESIFILLHMVMAIINFTKGNGTTCILQGEPAYPQLWKDGDIIVGGLFPFHSNWKTTDLTYEVMPQTMKCIGLDFRAFQYSQSLIFAVEEINNSTTLLPGISLGYKIFDTCSSSTIGARVAMTLVNGNENSVLDEICTKPAQVQAIIGDTYSSVSMAIAQSIGPFSIPLISHYSTCECLSDKRKYPSFLRTIPSDYYQSRALAEMVKHFGWTWVGAMRRDDEYGNSGMAAFIEAAEQLGICLEYSLPYFRSYSQERVQRIVEQIKSSTSRVIIGFLDNLDLESLLPVFFEHNITGFQWVGTEAWIFDSELATMDQHHILQGAIGLAIPKSKVTGLQDFILDIRPLKSVGSAIFTEFWEALFNCKFAMQNNSQTACTGYEKLSEVENTFTDMTLMPIFNNVYKGVYAIAYTLHELLGCKKTCPTNKQPDPFTFLQQLKRVHFQTKEGEDVFFDKNGDPAAKYEIINWHLNKENQHEFVTVGQYDSSLTGHDHLFVNITSIMWAQHKNQVPKYVCSESCPPGTRKAVQKGKPICCFDCIPCAEGEISNLTDSIECQQCYQDFWSNPQRDECVKKEIEYLSYKETMGILLTAVSISGAFLTMVIAIIFFRHKNTPIVKANNSELSFLLLFSLTLCFLCSLTFIGQPSDWSCMLRHTAFGITFVICISCVLGKTLVVLMAFRATLPGSNVMKWFGPLQQRLSVLTFTLIQVIICVIWLTISPPFPFKNLKHYNEKIILECHLGSNLGFWAVLGYIGFLALLCFLLAFLARKLPDNFNEAKFITFSMLIFCAVWLTFIPAYVSSPGKYTVAVEIFAILASSFGLLFCIFLPKCYIIILKPEKNTKKQMMGKAI from the exons ATGGAGTCCATTTTTATCCTATTACATATGGTAATGGCCATTATCAATTTCACTAAAGGTAATGGGACTACTTGTATACTTCAAGGTGAGCCTGCATATCCACAGTTATGGAAGGATGGTGATATCATTGTTGGAGGACTTTTTCCCTTCCATAGTAATTGGAAAACGACAGATTTGACTTATGAGGTCATGCCACAAACAATGAAGTGTATTGG TCTTGATTTCAGAGCCTTTCAGTATTCACAGTCCTTGATCTTCGCAGTTGAAGAGATTAACAACAGTACCACTTTACTGCCTGGAATCTCACTGGGTTACAAGATATTTGACACCTGCAGTTCATCAACAATAGGAGCACGAGTCGCAATGACACTTGTGAATGGAAATGAGAACTCAGTCTTGGATGAGATCTGCACAAAACCAGCTCAGGTGCAGGCCATAATTGGTGACACATACTCTTCAGTGTCCATGGCTATTGCACAGAGCATCGGACCTTTCAGTATTCCATTA ATCAGTCATTATTCCACCTGTGAGTGTCTCAGTGACAAGAGGAAATATCCCTCATTTCTGCGAACTATTCCTAGTGATTATTACCAAAGCAGAGCACTAGCGGAGATGGTCAAGCACTTTGGCTGGACCTGGGTGGGAGCAATGAGACGAGATGATGAATATGGTAACAGCGGAATGGCTGCATTTATAGAAGCTGCAGAACAGCTGGGCATATGCTTAGAATATTCCCTTCCGTATTTTAGGTCTTACTCACAAGAAAGAGTGCAAAGAATTGTTGAGCAAATCAAAAGCTCCACTTCTCGAGTAATTATTGGATTCCTTGACAACTTGGACTTGGAGAGTTTACTGCCAGTATTTTTTGAGCACAATATCACTGGATTCCAGTGGGTTGGAACTGAAGCCTGGATATTTGATTCAGAATTGGCCACAATGGATCAACACCATATTCTGCAGGGAGCTATAGGATTAGCTATCCCTAAATCAAAGGTGACGGGTCTGCAGGACTTCATTTTAGATATACGTCCACTGAAATCTGTAGGCAGTGCTATTTTTACTGAATTCTGGGAGGCTTTGTTTAACTGTAAATTTGCAATGCAAAATAATTCACAAACAGCCTGCACTGGATATGAGAAGCTGTCTGAGGTTGAAAACACATTTACTGATATGACCCTGATGCCAATATTCAATAATGTGTATAAAGGTGTATATGCAATTGCTTATACCTTACATGAACTTCTTGGCTGCAAGAAAACATGCCCTACGAATAAACAGCCTGATCCCTTCACT TTTCTACAACAGCTTAAGAGAGTGCATTTCCAAACCAAAGAGggtgaagatgttttttttgacaaaaatgGTGACCCTGCAGCGAAGTACGAGATAATAAACTGGCATTTGAATAAAGAGAATCAGCATGAGTTTGTCACTGTTGGTCAGTATGACTCCTCTCTAACTGGTCATGaccatttatttgtaaatatcaCCTCTATCATGTGGGCACAACATAAAAATCAG GTGCCAAAGTATGTATGCAGTGAGAGCTGCCCTCCTGGCACAAGGAAAGCTGTACAGAAAGGAAAACCCATCTGCTGCTTTGACTGCATACCGTGCGCTGAAGGAGAGATAAGTAATCTAACAG ATTCCATTGAATGTCAACAATGCTATCAAGATTTCTGGTCAAATCCTCAGAGAGATGAATGTGTGAAGAAGGAAATTGAATATTTATCCTACAAAGAAACCATGGGAATTCTGCTAACAGCTGTTTCTATTAGTGGTGCATTTTTGACGATGGTAATAGCAATCATATTCTTTAGACATAAAAATACTCCAATAGTCAAGGCCAACAACTCTGAGTTGAGCTTcctgctgctcttctctctgactctgtgtttCCTCTGTTCACTTACTTTCATTGGTCAGCCCTCTGATTGGTCCTGTATGCTGCGTCACACAGCGTTTGGGATCACCTTCGTCATCTGCATCTCCTGTGTTCTGGGGAAAACATTAGTGGTTTTAATGGCCTTCAGGGCTACACTTCCAGGAAGTAATGTCATGAAATGGTTTGGGCCTCTACAGCAGAGACTCAGTGTACTCACCTTCACTCTTATACAGGTTATTATTTGTGTCATTTGGTTGACAATATCTCCTCCTTTCCCCTTTAAAAACCTAAAACACTACAACGAAAAGATCATTCTAGAATGTCATTTAGGCTCAAACCTAGGTTTCTGGGCTGTGCTGGGTTACATCGGATTTTTGGctcttttatgttttcttttagctTTTTTGGCCCGGAAGTTACCCGATAATTTTAATGAAGCTAAATTCATTACGTTTAGCATGCTGATCTTCTGTGCAGTTTGGCTTACATTTATCCCTGCTTATGTCAGCTCTCCTGGAAAATACACTGTCGCTGTAGAGATATTTGCCATTTTAGCATCAAGCTTCGGCTTATTATTCTGTATCTTTCTTCCGAAGTGTTACATAATAATACTGAAACCTGAGAAGAATACTAAAAAGCAAATGATGGGCAAAGCTATTTGA
- the LOC132851711 gene encoding extracellular calcium-sensing receptor-like: MESIFTVLHMIIAIINFSRANETTCSLQGDLAYPYFWKNGEIMVGGIFPFYSSWEFADMSFSVMPPPIKCTSLDFRAFQYTQSLIFAIEEINNSSSLLPGITLGYKIYDTCSSSAMGVKMAMTLINGNENTVAHQVCTKPAQVQAIIGEAYSSVSTAIANSIGPFNMPIISHYSTCECLSDKKKYPSFLRTVPSDYHQSRAMAEMVKHFGWTWVGAIRRDDDYGNTGMATFTKVAEQLGICLEYSLPFFRTYSKERVLRIVEQIKSSTSRVIVGFLAHWDWEILVHVFTEHNITGYQWVGTEGWIADPVVATLDKQNILQGAIGLAISKTTVTGLEDFILDIKPLKSVGSGIFTKFWEALFNCKYAMKNDSEGLPLCTGEENLSEVENTFTDMSMMPIISNVYKGVYAIGHTLHELLGCKETCPTKKQPDPLTFLEHIKKVHFKTKDGESIYFDKNGDPAGKYEIINWQKDKDHPHKFVSVGFYDSSLLPQSRLSVNMPSIIWAKNTDTIPKSICSESCPPGTRKAVQKGKPICCFDCIPCAAGEISNMTDSIECKQCMQDYWSNPQKDECVKKEIEYLSYEETMGILLTVISVVGAFMTMVIGVIFLKYKNTPIVKANNSELSFLLLFALALCFLCSLTFIGQPSEWSCMLRHTAFGITFVLCISCVLGKTIVVLMAFRATLPGSNVMKWFGPPQQRLSVLGFTFIQVLICVLWLTISPPFPFKNLNHYKEKIILECHLGSTIGFWAVLGYIGLLALLCFVLAFLARKLPDNFNEAKFITFSMLIFCAVWITFIPAYVSSPGKFTVAVEIFAILASSFGLLFCIFLPKCYIIILKPEKNTKKQIMGKNTS; this comes from the exons ATGGAGTCAATATTTACTGTCTTGCATATGATAATAGCCATTATCAATTTTTCCAGAGCTAATGAGACAACTTGTAGCCTTCAAGGAGACCTTGCATACCCATATTTTTGGAAGAATGGTGAAATCATGGTTGGGGGAATTTTTCCCTTCTATAGTAGTTGGGAGTTCGCAGACATGTCATTTTCAGTCATGCCACCTCCAATAAAGTGCACAAG cttgGATTTCAGAGCCTTTCAATACACACAGTCCTTGATCTTTGCCATAGAAGAGATTAACAACAGTTCCTCTTTACTTCCTGGAATCACCTTGGGCTACAAGATCTATGACACTTGCAGTTCTTCAGCAATGGGAGTAAAAATGGCAATGACGCTTATTAATGGAAATGAGAACACAGTTGCTCATCAGGTCTGCACAAAGCCAGCCCAGGTGCAAGCCATAATAGGTGAGGCATACTCATCGGTGTCCACAGCTATAGCGAACAGCATCGGACCTTTCAACATGCCCATA ATCAGTCACTATTCCACCTGTGAGTGTCTCAGTGACAAAAAGAAATATCCCTCATTTCTGCGCACTGTTCCCAGTGATTACCACCAATCTAGAGCCATGGCTGAGATGGTCAAACACTTTGGCTGGACCTGGGTGGGTGCAATAAGAAGAGACGATGATTATGGTAATACTGGGATGGCTACATTTACTAAAGTTGCAGAACAGTTGGGCATCTGCTTAGAATATTCCCTTCCATTTTTTAGAACCTACTCCAAAGAAAGAGTGCTGAGAATCGTAGAGCAAATCAAAAGCTCCACTTCTCGAGTGATAGTGGGATTTCTTGCTCACTGGGACTGGGAGATTTTAGTGCATGTATTCACTGAACACAACATCACTGGATACCAATGGGTGGGAACAGAGGGTTGGATTGCTGATCCAGTTGTGGCCACACTGGATAAACAAAATATACTGCAAGGAGCCATAGGGCTGGCTATTTCCAAAACAACTGTAACAGGACTAGAGGACTTCATTCTAGATATAAAACCACTGAAATCTGTAGGAAGTGGCATTTTTACCAAATTCTGGGAAGCTCTTTTTAACTGTAAATATGCAATGAAGAATGATTCAGAGGGGTTACCACTATGCACAGGAGAAGAAAACCTGTCTGAAGTGGAAAACACCTTCACTGATATGTCTATGATGCCCATTATCAGTAATGTGTATAAAGGAGTTTATGCCATTGGCCATACCTTACATGAGCTTCTTGGTTGCAAAGAAACCTGTCCTACAAAGAAGCAGCCTGATCCTCTCACT ttCCTTGAACATATCAAAAAGGTGCATTTCAAGACCAAAGATGGAGAAAGCatatattttgataaaaatggtGACCCTGCaggaaaatatgaaataataaactgGCAAAAAGATAAAGATCACCCACATAAATTTGTATCGGTGGGATTTTATGACTCTTCCCTACTTCCTCAGAGTCGTTTATCTGTAAACATGCCCTCTATTATTTGGGCAAAAAATACTGATACA ATTCCAAAATCAATATGCAGTGAGAGCTGCCCACCAGGAACAAGGAAAGCTGTGCAGAAAGGAAAGCCAATCTGTTGCTTTGACTGCATACCATGTGCTGCAGGAGAGATTAGTAATATGACAG ATTCTATTGAATGTAAACAATGTATGCAGGATTACTGGTCAAATCCACAGAAGGATGAATGTGTGAAGAAAGAAATTGAGTATCTGTCATATGAGGAAACTATGGGAATATTGCTCACAGTTATTTCGGTTGTTGGTGCATTCATGACGATGGTAATAGGAGTCatatttcttaaatataaaaacacaccaataGTGAAAGCCAACAACTCGGAACTGAGCTTCTTACTGCTCTTTGCATTGGCTCTGTGCTTCCTCTGTTCACTTACTTTCATTGGTCAGCCTTCTGAGTGGTCCTGTATGCTGCGTCACACAGCGTTTGGGATCACCTTTGTGCTCTGTATCTCCTGTGTTCTGGGAAAAACCATTGTAGTGTTAATGGCCTTCAGGGCTACACTTCCAGGCAGTAATGTCATGAAATGGTTTGGGCCTCCACAGCAGAGACTCAGTGTACTCGGCTTTACTTTCATTCAGGTGCTAATTTGTGTGCTTTGGTTGACAATATCGCCTCCTTTCCCCTTTAAAAACCTAAACCATTACAAGGAAAAGATTATATTAGAATGTCATTTAGGCTCAACCATAGGTTTCTGGGCTGTGCTGGGTTATATAGGACTTTTGGCTCTTTTATGCTTTGTTTTGGCTTTTCTGGCTCGAAAGTTGCCTGATAATTTTAATGAAGctaaattcattacattcagcATGCTCatattctgtgcagtttggatCACATTTATTCCTGCTTATGTCAGCTCTCCTGGAAAATTCACTGTAGCTGTAGAGATATTTGCCATTTTGGCATCAAGCTTTGGTTTACTCTTCTGTATCTTTCTTCCAAAATGTTACATAATTATACTGAAGCCAGAGAAGAATACGAAAAAACAAATTATGGGAAAAAATACCAGTTAA